In Natrinema amylolyticum, the following are encoded in one genomic region:
- a CDS encoding 4Fe-4S ferredoxin N-terminal domain-containing protein has translation MSFDDEPTDDEETFHPLGEAWQDDLEDALDDTEYDTELGMEMAKDAMRVTKGELAEEEFHERYHEEVMEEFGEDERPIASPDDGDGEEGGIGSTLAELASGEESRREMLKKAGAGVGFASLGWGAVDQQEPEQSVEEAGEVENADEGTQWGMTIDLEHCDGCLACVTACNQEHGWDQGANWMYVLAFEDGEVESPDPDTVDVEAGNCSDEPIVHEFNYLVRPCQHCTDAPCEKVCPTTARHTRDEGGLVLTDYEVCIGCRYCQVACPYGVNYFQWDEPDVDRSELDPEGIYDERGRPVSRRAPRGVMSKCVFDPARQDGNAGEGLIGTSACEQACPPNVIQFGDKNNPASDPERYAEHPARSRTIINLFAELPSPNSVESSLEGVDPSVDAVVDAVDGFTTGKVALATAVEITQEEYEEEAPPGDTLPEKEQTVLDIVSAIETTGLDLGSDDTLTQLGLTVEGFEGPSQDVQVTSREDVAYELFEDYVDAPEEQFELLADMGTNPNVTYLGHQPGPEAHQVPGPVSYDDVGMLDTRQEALDDQTVGLDYS, from the coding sequence ATGAGTTTCGACGACGAACCGACGGACGACGAGGAGACGTTCCACCCGCTCGGTGAGGCGTGGCAAGACGACCTCGAAGACGCGCTCGACGACACCGAGTACGATACGGAACTCGGCATGGAGATGGCGAAAGACGCCATGCGAGTGACGAAAGGAGAACTCGCAGAAGAGGAGTTCCACGAACGGTATCACGAGGAGGTGATGGAAGAGTTCGGCGAGGACGAGCGGCCGATCGCCAGCCCGGACGACGGAGACGGCGAGGAGGGCGGGATCGGGTCGACGCTCGCGGAACTCGCCAGTGGTGAGGAGTCCCGTCGAGAGATGCTCAAAAAGGCGGGGGCCGGCGTGGGATTCGCGAGTCTCGGATGGGGTGCGGTCGATCAGCAGGAGCCGGAGCAGTCCGTCGAGGAGGCGGGGGAAGTCGAGAACGCAGACGAGGGGACCCAGTGGGGAATGACGATCGACCTCGAGCACTGCGACGGCTGTCTCGCCTGTGTGACCGCCTGTAATCAGGAACACGGGTGGGACCAGGGAGCGAACTGGATGTACGTGCTCGCCTTCGAGGACGGCGAGGTCGAGTCTCCCGATCCCGACACTGTCGACGTCGAGGCCGGGAACTGCTCGGACGAGCCGATCGTCCACGAGTTCAACTACCTCGTCCGCCCGTGTCAGCACTGTACCGACGCGCCGTGCGAGAAGGTGTGTCCGACGACGGCCCGCCACACGCGCGACGAAGGCGGGTTGGTGCTAACCGACTACGAGGTCTGTATCGGCTGTCGGTACTGTCAGGTGGCCTGTCCCTATGGCGTCAACTACTTCCAGTGGGACGAACCGGACGTGGATCGGTCGGAGCTCGACCCGGAGGGGATCTACGACGAGCGCGGCCGGCCGGTCAGTCGTCGCGCTCCCCGCGGCGTCATGTCGAAGTGCGTCTTCGATCCGGCTCGTCAGGACGGCAACGCGGGCGAGGGACTGATCGGCACGAGCGCCTGTGAGCAGGCCTGCCCGCCGAACGTGATTCAGTTCGGTGACAAAAATAACCCCGCGAGCGATCCGGAACGGTACGCGGAACATCCGGCCAGGTCGCGAACGATCATTAATCTGTTCGCGGAGCTCCCGTCGCCGAATTCGGTCGAATCGTCGCTCGAGGGCGTCGATCCGTCCGTCGACGCCGTCGTCGATGCCGTCGACGGCTTTACCACCGGGAAGGTCGCGCTCGCGACGGCCGTCGAAATAACCCAGGAGGAGTACGAGGAAGAGGCGCCGCCGGGCGATACCCTCCCGGAGAAGGAGCAAACGGTGCTCGACATCGTGAGCGCCATCGAGACCACCGGGCTCGACCTCGGGAGCGACGACACGCTCACACAGCTCGGGCTGACGGTCGAGGGGTTCGAGGGACCGAGTCAGGACGTCCAAGTCACCAGTCGAGAGGACGTCGCCTATGAACTGTTCGAAGACTACGTCGACGCACCGGAAGAGCAGTTCGAGCTGCTGGCGGACATGGGAACGAACCCGAACGTCACCTACCTCGGACACCAACCCGGACCCGAAGCCCATCAGGTCCCAGGGCCGGTCTCGTACGACGATGTCGGGATGCTCGACACGCGACAGGAGGCCCTCGACGATCAGACCGTCGGCCTCGATTACTCGTGA
- a CDS encoding (R)-citramalate synthase, which translates to MPVTHTPEQTIASDRTVRLLDTTLRDGEQAPGVSLSPDEKVEIARSLERAGVAVIEAGSACTGAGERQAISRVTDLDLDARVTSFCRGMKGDIDLALECDVDGVHIVVPASDRHVEGKVGTSREDNLEKTAELVAYAKDHNLWVEVIGEDGSRADLDYLEELAETSFEAGADRFCFADTVGHTGPEHTHEAVSRLAEIGPVSAHTHDDLGLGVTNALAAVSAGADLVHCTVNGLGERAGNVALEEVAIALSHVYDLETLELEELYDLAQTVSRATGVQLAPNKAVIGENAFTHESGIHTDGTLKDDKMYEPYAPETVGRERRLALGKHTGRAGVAATLEEHGVEADDDEIAEIATRVTELGDRGRRVTDADLLAIAEDVTGEDRERVVDLLDLTATSGGAVPTASIRLAVGDEERVASGTGSGPVDAAVSAVREALGSMADAELESYHVDAVTGGTDAVVTVEVTMVRNDRSVTVARSEADITRASVKAMVDALDRLLAADQQPLAPADD; encoded by the coding sequence TTGCCTGTAACTCACACCCCCGAACAGACGATCGCATCGGACCGTACAGTGCGCCTTCTCGACACGACGCTTCGCGACGGCGAACAAGCGCCGGGCGTCTCGCTCTCGCCCGACGAGAAAGTCGAGATCGCCCGCTCGCTCGAGCGCGCCGGCGTTGCCGTTATCGAGGCCGGCAGCGCCTGTACCGGCGCGGGTGAGCGACAGGCGATCTCGCGGGTGACCGACCTCGATCTCGACGCCCGCGTCACCAGTTTCTGTCGCGGAATGAAAGGCGATATCGACCTCGCGCTCGAGTGCGACGTCGACGGCGTCCACATCGTCGTCCCCGCCAGCGACCGTCACGTCGAGGGCAAAGTCGGCACCTCCCGCGAGGACAACCTCGAGAAGACCGCCGAACTGGTCGCCTACGCCAAGGACCACAACCTCTGGGTCGAGGTCATCGGCGAGGACGGCTCTCGAGCGGATCTCGACTATCTCGAGGAACTGGCCGAAACATCGTTCGAGGCGGGCGCGGACCGCTTTTGCTTCGCCGACACCGTCGGACACACCGGCCCGGAACACACCCACGAGGCGGTCTCCCGACTCGCCGAGATCGGCCCGGTCAGCGCTCACACCCACGACGACCTCGGGCTGGGCGTCACGAACGCCTTGGCGGCCGTTTCGGCGGGTGCCGACCTCGTTCACTGTACCGTCAACGGCCTCGGCGAACGCGCCGGCAACGTCGCCTTGGAGGAGGTCGCGATCGCCCTCTCGCACGTCTACGACCTCGAGACGCTGGAACTCGAGGAACTGTACGACCTCGCACAGACCGTCTCTCGAGCGACGGGCGTTCAGCTCGCGCCGAACAAGGCCGTCATCGGCGAAAACGCCTTCACCCACGAGAGCGGCATCCACACCGACGGAACGCTCAAAGACGACAAGATGTACGAGCCATACGCGCCCGAGACCGTCGGGCGCGAACGGCGGCTCGCGCTGGGTAAACACACCGGGCGGGCGGGCGTCGCGGCGACGCTCGAGGAACACGGCGTCGAGGCCGACGACGACGAGATCGCCGAGATCGCGACCCGCGTGACCGAGCTCGGCGACCGCGGCCGCAGAGTGACGGACGCCGATCTGCTCGCCATCGCCGAAGACGTCACCGGCGAGGACCGCGAGCGGGTCGTCGACCTGCTCGACCTCACCGCTACCAGCGGCGGTGCCGTGCCGACCGCCAGCATTCGACTGGCCGTCGGCGACGAGGAACGCGTCGCCAGCGGGACCGGCTCCGGCCCCGTCGACGCCGCCGTCTCTGCCGTCCGCGAGGCGCTCGGATCGATGGCCGACGCCGAACTCGAGTCCTATCACGTCGACGCGGTGACGGGCGGCACCGACGCCGTCGTCACCGTCGAAGTGACGATGGTCCGCAACGACCGCTCGGTGACGGTCGCCCGCAGCGAGGCCGACATCACTCGCGCGAGCGTGAAAGCGATGGTCGACGCGCTCGATCGGCTGCTCGCGGCCGATCAGCAACCGCTCGCGCCGGCCGACGACTGA